In the genome of Desulfolucanica intricata, the window TTGATTTTTCCATTCTTTTACCAGTTCTTTAGTTTCCTGAACAAGGGTGCCTGTTTTAGCCAGCTCAATAAATTTTTCCAACTCCGCTATTCCGCCCTGATAGTCCTTTTTACCAAAACCAAGGATTAATCCATAATAGTAATGGGCCTGGGGATTATCCGGTTCCACACTTATAATGTTTTTTGCACGTTCTTCCGCCTGATCATATTTATCCTCTAAAAAGTATTTCTTAACCAGGATTAAACCAACCCTCGTATTTTCAGGATCCAATGCTATAACTTTCTCATAGGTTTCCAAAGCTTGTTCTTTTTTGTTATTCATTTCATAAGCATCAGCAAGTTTTTCCAGATTTTCGGTATCCTTGGGATTAGCCTTTACCTTTGTTTCGAGGTCCTTAATTAACCGGGCCGGATCCATCTGCTGTTGCTGCTGTCGGTCAGCTTCTGCCTGAGTATTTTTGCTGCTCTGAGGACCCAGGGCCCACATTACGGAAGATCCTACCAAACCTATAGAAAGAGCTATAATTATGAGCCAAAAAACTATTTTTATCTGCTTTTTTCTTTTGCTCCTAAATCCCATGAACAAATTGGACATAATAAATCCCCTTTCTTAAACACTTCTAAACACCGTTTTTATTATACCATTTAAAATAACCTTAACAAAATATTTTTTTGTTGGTAATTCTTTTTGCGAATAAAAAGCCCTACGGGATTACCG includes:
- a CDS encoding tetratricopeptide repeat protein, producing MSNLFMGFRSKRKKQIKIVFWLIIIALSIGLVGSSVMWALGPQSSKNTQAEADRQQQQQMDPARLIKDLETKVKANPKDTENLEKLADAYEMNNKKEQALETYEKVIALDPENTRVGLILVKKYFLEDKYDQAEERAKNIISVEPDNPQAHYYYGLILGFGKKDYQGGIAELEKFIELAKTGTLVQETKELVKEWKNQIDQTQQ